CGGCCGCGAGGCGACCCCGGACCTGCTCGAACGCGCCGGTGCCGAAGTCACCGAACTTCGCTGTTCGCTCGACCCCGAGTTCGGCGGGACGCCGCCCGAACCCGAGGCCGAACGCCTCGAAGAACTGATCGACACAGTCCAAGCCGGCGAGGCCGATCTGGGGATCGCCAACGACGGCGACGCAGACCGGATCGCCGTCGTCACCCCCGAGGCGGGATTCCTCGACCCGAGCCTCCAGTACGCAGTACTGTACGACTACCTGCTCGAAGACGACTCGGGACCCGCAGTCCGAACGGTCTCGACGTCCAGTATCATCGACAAGGTCGCGCGCGCCCACGGCGAGGAAATCGTCGAGACCGCCGTCGGCTTCAAGTGGGTCGCCCAGGCCATGAAAGAGCACGACGCCCTGATGGGCGGGGAAGAATCGGGTGGATTCGGCCTGACCGACCACCTGCGAAACAAAGACGGCGTCCTGATCGGGCTGCTGGCCGCTGCCGCGGAGGCCGAACAGTCCTTCGACGACCGGATCGCCGCGATCCACGACGACCATGGAAAAGTCCACCAGGACCGCATCAGCGTCGCGTGCCCGGACGATCGCAAGCAGCCCGTTCTGGACGAGCTCGACGGCTCGCTGCCCGAGATCGTCGCCGGCGCGGAGGTGGACCGGATCAACACCGTCGACGGCTTCAAGATCACCTTCGTCGACGACAACTGGCTGCTCATCCGACCCAGTGGTACGGAACCCAAACTCCGGGTCTACGCCGAGGCCGACTCACTCGACCGCGTCGAAGAACTGCTCGAAGCAGGGCGCGAACTGGTCGAGCCGCTGGTCTGATTCGGTTCTGTTATTCGACTATCCATACGCCTCGGTAGCGCTCGGCAGTCACGGGTTCAATCTCGAATCCCAGCGACTCGTAGAACGGCCGCACGCGATCACCAAACTCGGCGACTGCGCGGTCGTTGCGGTTCAGCAGTGCCTCGACCAGCGCCGTGCCGATCCCCTGGGCCTGCCGGCGCTTGCGCACGGCGATCGCTTCTATTCGAACGCCCGACTCCGCGGGTACGCAGACCGCAGCCCCCAGCAGTCGTCTCTCCTCGACGGCGACGACCGCGCAACCACTCGCGACGCTCTCGCGGGCCAGCTCACGGTCGGTTTCGAGTGCAGCGGCGTCGAGCACCTGCAAGACGTCGTCGATATCGTCGCGAGTCGCCGTCCGGGTCTGCATTACTGTGCCTCGTCGATTCGGTCCAGAAAGTCGTCGATACTCGGTCGGTCGAACGTCGAGCGACCGCTGTGGGTCCAGACGATCTCAGGGTCGTCGCGAACGTCGAGCAGGACGGCCTCGGGCATCCGGCCCAGGAAGTCACTCCACTTGCCCAGGATACCGAATCGGACGGGCTGATCGTAGGCGTCGCCGACGGTCGCCTCGGGATCGGCCAGCAACGGGAAGGGGAGGTCGTACTGAGCCTGCCAGGTCGCGACCTCCTCGGGGGAGTCGGGGACGATCGAGACGACGGCCGCATTTCGAGATCGAAACTCCTCGTAACGATCCCGGACCTGCCGGACCTGCTTGCGGCAGTTCGTACAGTAGTAGTCGCGCTGGAGCAACACGAGCAGGAAGTCGAGGTTCTCCGCGGCGACGAACTCGCCGAAGGTGAACGGATCGGGGCCCGAACCGACGTTCGGGAGGCTCACGTCGGGAAGTGGGGGCGACATCGGCTTTCTCTAGCGGCCCCGGATACAAGATCCTTAGCCGCCCTGGACCAGTCGCACCAGTGCGGCTGCCTTAGCCGCCCTGGACCAGTCGCACCAGTGCGGCTGCCTTAGCCGCCCTGGACCAGTCGCACGACCCGGACTTCCTCGACCTCGACCGGCTGGTCCTCGGGGACTGGACGGCCGTCGACCATGAACGACACCTGGTGCTGGCTGTAGTCGGTCGGCTCCAGCAGGTCGGCGTAGGTCGCCTCGTCGTCGACCTCGATCTCGTAGGTCGTGTCTCCGATCACGTCGACGGTCACGCGCATGGATAGACGGTACGCACGAGCAGGTATGAGCGTGTCGCTGGCTCGCGGATCGTCCCTCCCCGCTCGCCCGTTTCGAGACGCTCCCTCTGGTCGCGTCTCGCTACCTCGCGGGTCGTCCCTCCCCGCTCGCACGTTTCGAGACGCTCCCTCTGGTCGCGTCTCGCTACCTCGCGGGTCGTCCCTCCCCGCTCGCACGTTTCGAGACGCTCCCTCTGGTCGCGTCTCGCTACCTCGCGGGTCGTCCCTCCCCGCTCGCACGTTTCGAGACGCTCCCTCTGGTCGCGTCTCGCTACCTCGCGGATCGTCCCTCCCCGCTCGCTCGCCCCGAGGACTCCCTGCGGTCGTCCTCGCGGGCTTTATACCCAACCGGGGCCTCACCTCGACCATGAGCGAGGCCGACTCTGAGTCGCGGGCGGGCCGGGAGGAAGTCTGGATCGAGAAGTACCGCCCCCAGCGACTGGCAGACGTCGCAGGCCACGAAGGAATTATCGAGCGCCTGCAAAGCTACGTCGACCGCAACGACCTGAGCCACATGTTATTTTCAGGTCCAGCAGGTACTGGAAAGTGTATCAAAGGTGAAACGCCAGTACTGACGAGTACAGGACTTTCGCGAATCGAGGACGTCGTCGGCGATTCCGACGGTTTCGAGTCTGCCCCATCGTCTCTTCGTGTCCTCTCACTCAGAGACGACGGCGAGTTCGAATACACATCACCCTCTCACGTCTACAGTGACTCGACTGAGACTAGTATCAAAATCACCAGCAGAGACGGTGCGGACGTCACCACTACTCCCGAGCATCGGTATCTGGTACTCGACAACGACGGCCTCTCGTGGCGTCAGGCCGCCGACCTCGACGAGGGTGATCGGATCGTCCGCCCGCTTCGAGCGCCACTCCCCGAACCGAAATCGGAGCTCGATTGGATCTCTGCAATGGACGGTGAACGGACACTCATCCACCTCACAGAGGAGTTCGCACAACAATACGAGATTCCGCCCGAAGAACAGTTCGTCGGCCAGAAGAAAACGATCGTCCGAGGACTGCGATCCGGACAGGAGCCAGCGACGATCGCAGCCGGCTCGGAGATAACCCGCAAGTATGCCACCGCGGTCCGGCGTCGGGTCGACTCGTCAGTGTTCGACGCACAGAACACTATCTGTTCGCTGTCGTATCTCCGCGATCTCGACGTC
The Halapricum salinum genome window above contains:
- the samp2 gene encoding ubiquitin-like small modifier protein SAMP2; translated protein: MRVTVDVIGDTTYEIEVDDEATYADLLEPTDYSQHQVSFMVDGRPVPEDQPVEVEEVRVVRLVQGG
- a CDS encoding GNAT family N-acetyltransferase, with protein sequence MQTRTATRDDIDDVLQVLDAAALETDRELARESVASGCAVVAVEERRLLGAAVCVPAESGVRIEAIAVRKRRQAQGIGTALVEALLNRNDRAVAEFGDRVRPFYESLGFEIEPVTAERYRGVWIVE
- a CDS encoding peroxiredoxin family protein; amino-acid sequence: MSPPLPDVSLPNVGSGPDPFTFGEFVAAENLDFLLVLLQRDYYCTNCRKQVRQVRDRYEEFRSRNAAVVSIVPDSPEEVATWQAQYDLPFPLLADPEATVGDAYDQPVRFGILGKWSDFLGRMPEAVLLDVRDDPEIVWTHSGRSTFDRPSIDDFLDRIDEAQ
- a CDS encoding phosphoglucomutase/phosphomannomutase family protein, yielding MGDDADAITFGTDGWRATLDVFTEPRVRMVGQAVATYLEETGQDAPVAVGYDARETSRGFAEELARTLAGNGFDVLLSAEDCPTPVVGWTVRDRDLAGALMVTASHNPPEYNGVKFVPDEGAPALPEDTDRLEDLLAEPDPVDESEYGTITEEDLVEPYLEHALEYVDTDLSGLTVAYDAMHGSGREATPDLLERAGAEVTELRCSLDPEFGGTPPEPEAERLEELIDTVQAGEADLGIANDGDADRIAVVTPEAGFLDPSLQYAVLYDYLLEDDSGPAVRTVSTSSIIDKVARAHGEEIVETAVGFKWVAQAMKEHDALMGGEESGGFGLTDHLRNKDGVLIGLLAAAAEAEQSFDDRIAAIHDDHGKVHQDRISVACPDDRKQPVLDELDGSLPEIVAGAEVDRINTVDGFKITFVDDNWLLIRPSGTEPKLRVYAEADSLDRVEELLEAGRELVEPLV